ATGACAAAACCACAGAACTGCTTGGCTGAAAACAGGCACcaccagcatcacacatgacctGGCTGGCATGGCAGGAAGCTCTCAGAGGGAGCCAGGCACCCACCAGCCAATCCTCAGCCCCAATCCACATCCATGAGCGTGAGCAAGCGCTCTCAGGCCGGGGCCCTGTGACTGTCCTAATTCAGAAATGTTATGGTAGGGAAGGGGAATGGCCTCTGGGCTGGACAACTGTATACAAGTGCCTCAAATTAGGCTGCTTTCAAGCCAGTGCTCACCTCCGTGACAGTGGAGGTGACAAGCTTTGCGACTCTCATGACATCCTAGTGGAAGATAACAACTTTATGCCTTAACTTTCCTCTAACACCAAGGCCAAATTTATTGACAGGCTAGAGGGTAAAGAGATCTCCACCATTGTGACAGATTCCCTTGCAGGGACCTGTGCTGAGGTTATGAACAGGGCCCAAGAGACTTGCCTCTCCCAGCCTATTCATTTCCAAGGAGCACTGTAATGAATCACAACCTTGGTGGCTTTGCAAACAGCAGTAAtttattctctctttcttctgcAAGTCAGACATCCAAAATCAAGTGTCAGGCCAGCTGCCTTCCCTCTGAAGGCTTCAGGGGAGCCGGCCGAGGCACTCCTTGGCTCGTGGCCTGtgactccaggctctgcctccatcttcacgtgGCCTTCTCTGTGTGTGGCTTTCCTCCGCTGTCTCTTAGAAGGACACTTGTACGTgttccacccagataatccaggatgatctcatctcaaggtcCTGAATTGCACATGCAAAAGTCCTTTTTCAACATAAGATCGTGTTCCCAGGGTCCCAGGGTTAGGACATGGACAGATCCTTTCGGGTCCCACCATTTCACCTGCCAAACACTTCCACACCATGCCAAGTATGCCTAATGGCATAGCCTTCTCTCCTCTTGAGCCTAGAGTTGGCCTTAGGATCCTTGCCAACACTGCTTTCCATCAGCTGTTCTCAGTCCAGAGCTGGCCCCAAGAGCAAACCCGCTTGCCCCAAAGTCATCAGCCAGATCTCCTTTCTTTTGAAGTCCAGTGTTCTGTATGTTTTCTAAACAGAGAAAACAACTCTGGGGTGAAGACTATACTGACACCTGTGGAAAACTCACTGAACAATATTCTCTGTGCCCCCAGGGATCCTGTACATCAACCCAGCAGACCTGGGGTGGAACCCTGCAGTGAGCAGCTGGATCGACAAGAGGGAAATCCAGACAGAGCGAGCCAACCTAACCATTCTGTTTGACAAGTATCTTCCAACCTGCTTAGACACACTCAGAATCAGGTAGGTCACAAAACACAGGATGTAACACGTTAAAGCTGCAGAAGAACTGGTTGGCTCACATCCGAGACGCCCCCTGACACTGTGTCCTGTCCCTGAAGTCAGATGTCCCTAAGCATTCCCCTGTGGGTGTGGCAGATGGCAGAGGGGAACCCACACTAGGATGGCCACGGGATGCCTATTATCAGTTCAGGCAAGAAGCGAGgtgggtgaggaggaggaggaaggtggcAAGTGCCTCCCATGAGTGCATGTGGGTGTATCCGGCAGAGGCGGCAGGTTGTAATACACAGCAATCCTGAAGTCCTCTGGTTTGCAGGACACACAGCTGGTCCTCCTACAGAGGCTAGGCTAACAGACCTAGAGGTCAGTGGCCCTCGATACCCACTTTCTGTTCCTGGTCATGTATGTTCCTGGCCCATGTAATGCAGGATCAGGTAGAATGCATCGTTTGGCCAGTCCTGCCCCTCTGGACACTGTGCGTTCACCTCTCCTATTACAGGTCTGCAGGAGCAGAGGCAATAAGCCCTGGACACTTATCACATGAACAAGAGATTATTCCTCTTAACCAAAAAGATACTTACAGCCACAATATCACATTTGTCTGCAAAGAGAGGTTCCAGCATTAGGCCCCTGCTTTTGTTTTACATTCTCTTCCTTGGTCAATTGATGCATCATTCTATGAATGAGGCACCCAAATTTGTGGTTCCTCCAACTTCAACTATCAGAGGCTGGTGCCGTGAAGGCAACGTGACTCAGAGATGCACAGCTCTTAAAGGGTCAGCAGGTTAGGGTCAGGATTGTTTTGGGGAAATTAAGTCCACCACTCAAAATGATCCCTGACTCCTTTATTCATTGGTCTGTCAAGCACAGGATGGAGAACCACTGGCacacacagaggcagagatgaatgaGTGCCCCAGGCCCTCTGACCGCACATGCCTGCCCTCACCCCATCAAAATCCACCCACGTTTAGAGTAAATTTCATGTAACTAAAACCTGAGTTGCAGCTGAGCCATTGACATAGTagtatatttttagatatttaatcACACAcatattaattttgattttgaaatttttatatgcCAGGGTCAGtaatttcttttccaaatttcaCCATTTTCATAAACCCATGAAAAGCCGTCAGCCCTTCATGGCCTGTGGGCCCCGTGGCCTTGGCTAATGAGATAAAGCAGCCCTGGCAGCAGGCAAAGTCTGGAAGTGGGAATGGTGGCTAGTGTCCCATGGGGACAAGGGCAGCAAAGAGGTCAACCAGAAGGGAGATTTTAGGAAACCAGCATATACCTGTTCTTTGTCAATTGCTGAGACAATTGTCCAGTTTGTCTTTTGACTAGGAGGCCATTCCCCACTCTGGGCATTTAGAACAAGAGATACCAAACTCTTGTCTATGTGGGTATGggcaagtgtgtgtttgtgtgcatgtgcaaACCTTGGAACAAGCTTTGAAGACTCTAACTGTACTAAATCTCTCCAGACACAACACCCCCCAGTCTCTGAATACTGGTTATCAAGGAAAAAGCACAGCTGTCAATTATGGTTATCTCATTTAACTCTAACAGCATTCCTAAGAGGGCATAATATCCCATAGACAAAGAGCTGGGGTTCCATGGTGCTCCCTCGGGGCCACAGCTAGTTAGTGACAAGGTGCACACTTCAAAGTCTTACTGGTATTTTAATCCGTCACGGCATCATAATGCTGGCTTTGTAGGGCCCTGTTACTATGAAGCTGTGTGAGGTCAACATAGCATGATTTTTATACTGAATGAGCGGGCCTCATAAGGGATGATTATAAAGCAACTTATTTTGTTTCCCACTGTTCCTTCAAAACCATTTTATGTGGCTGTTTCTCCTCCCACCCCTGGATGACATCTAGGTAAACACCCATGACTTTACCCATCATTCTCCAGTAATAAAAAGGTATCTGATCATTTGTagtcacacaatcacacaatcacacatgtgtgcacatacacacgaaaatttaaagaaaacacacagtgaaaaatttaaaaagcagactgCATTTAAATGACACTTCTCCCCTGGCCCATAGCTCAGGCCATCTTCCAGATGTCACCCTCAGTGCCAAAGGGAAGTGTCCTTGACTTCCTCTGTCCTGACTCTACCAGTCACCCCCTCAATCAGCTGCAGCTTCTGACCTGTCAGAGCTGAAGGGTGACGGAGAGAAGAGAGTAAGAGGGAGGAAAGGCCTTAATGACTGGCTCTGGCATGGCCTTAGTTACCCTAACTGTGGCAGATCCAAAATTGAAGATTTTGTGAGTCCTTGGGCTGCTCTCCATCACTGGGGATCTTCCACATGCCTTCCTTTGAAGAAAGTAAATGCATCTCCATTAGCTGGTCTTGTATAACTCCTTATGCAAACTGCTCCTTTGGCTGGCATCTAAAGCAGCCCCACATGCTCATGGCTCACAGGGGGATTCCAGGAAATAATCGCCCCTCCCTGCTTTGATAAATGGGAGCACAGGCTGCCCCAGTGAGCAACCTCTTCACTCCGCTATGAGATAAGCCAGTCTCTTCAAGGTTCTTCAAGTACAGGTCCTTTGCCACTTCAGAGCGGTCCTACTGAATCCCTTTCTCCAACTTTATTCCGGGTGAGCACCTGCATTCCCTGTGGGTGAGGGGACACTTATTGCCCACCAGGTGTTTTCTGTGTGCTAACTGCTGGCCCCTCCGGCATCTCCCACTTCCATCCTCTCTTCCTGGAGAAGATGAGAGGCCAGGGTTGTAACAGCCTTTACAGGTGTCCCCGGGTTGCCTGGATGTCAGTTTGGAATGGTCAGCCTAGTCGGCCCCTATCATCTTGGTGCCTTATTCAAAACTCTGCCTGAGACAGCTACATTTTAACCTTCTGTTGCAAATGTGTCAAATGAAGAAAAGCCTCTCAAGTACTCAATTTTCCCCTCACTCATGGAAGCCTTGACTACTGGACTACTTCATAGCGTCGTTGTGAGATGCAACTAGACTGAGAGCAGGTGTAAGAACCAAACACTAAGAAGAATGGAATGTGAGGGAGTGCTGAGGCCCAGTGCTGGAGAATGACTGAAGGTCTCAGTTGGTGGTTTCATTCATCCTGTAACAGCGGAACTGCTCCTGTGTGGCCTGTGAGCTCATCTTGCCGTGGGAGGTGGCTGCGAGGGCAGGTGTGCAGGAGAGGTTGTGCGTGTGGGTATGTGGGCACTCTGTATGTATGCATGGTGGGCTGAAAGTGCCcttgtgtatacatatgtgtgtgcgtgcgtgcctgtgtgtgtgtgtgtgtgtgtgtgcgtgcgtgtgtgtgtggatgCACACATGCTCCTGTTCCCTTGGGCACAGGTCACCTTTGTGCATCCCTTGATACCTGCCTTTCATTCAAGACCTCCAAAGCCAAGGTTAAGAGGACAAACACCAGGCCAGGACAGAGGCACAGGGGCGTAGTCTTGGAAGACAAACTCCATCAAGTAAATCATGATTGTGTAAAATAATAATTTGTCCACTctgcactcctcccaccccaatATAAGACTCTGGCCCCAAGGGAAACATTTTCACTGTGTTTTAGTTACTCCTCTGAGCAGAGGAATGGAAGCAGCAACCTCAGAACGGCACCCATATTGACTCTTGAGGTGCTTTCTGGCAAAAGAGAAAATTCTGAGATATTTACTTACATTTTCACAGCTGCCCACATTTCCCAAGGATTGAGAGGTGTCATCAGTGTtcagaggagggaagagggaggcaAGAGTATCAGAGGAAAGGGTGATAGGAAAAGGGACCTTCCCAGAAACCTTCTGGGCCCTTACTTGTCTGCACAGAGAGATGACCCAAAATAGCTGATTGGTATGCAGGCTGAAGAAGCATCTGGCCCTCTGTAAGCCCTAAGAGTCTGGCAGGTCATGAGCCCACCAGAATCAAGTGGCTTGCACAGCCATCTGACCATGCCTCTAGGATGGAAAATGCAGTGTTCTAGAGCACATCTGGCTCTCTCTTTGCAGATTTAAGAAGATAATTCCTATCCCAGAGCAGAGTACGGTGCAGATGTTCTGCCACCTTCTTCTCCTGACCAAGGAGGACACCCCTGTAGACTGCCCCAAGGAAACCTATGAGCTGTAATTTGTGTTTGCTGCCATCTGGGCATTTGGTGGAGCGATGGTCCAAGATCAGGTAAGAGGCTGGGATGCAGTGAGCACCTACATCCATGTCCATAGCAGCAAAACCTGATCTTCCGGCAAAGATTTGGGAGACAGGACAACTAAATGTCAGGATGAACATGAACACACCAGATGGTTTAGTTATCCATGCATTGCTCTGCTGAAGACATGCATTCCCACAAAAAGGTGTCCTGCGGGAGGCAGGTGAGAttttgatgtttctttttttttttttttttttttttttttgagttttaaaatgagtttattaAAGAATGTTCTCAGGCAAGGTTTgatttgtcattaaaaaaaaagttctgtttcttcatgcAGTTTAGTGAAGATAATGTGAGAGGCTATAAAGCTGCAAGCTTCTTTCTAGTGGAATTCTCTGACAGCACAGTGTAGTCATTGCTGCAATgctagaacaaataaaaaaaagtctCTTCTATGCTTCTCTTCAAAAGTGATGAATAATAACATGATGGCATAAAAaagccatttttttctattcattctGTAGTACTGGAGCCAGTATTTTTACCATCACAGGCTACAATTTTCACTTTATCCACTTTAATAAGTTCTGTCATCTCTCTGAATTCCACATCATTCAATACAAAAGTCCACACATTATCGCAGAATCTGTATGTATTCAGAGAGCCCCTGAAATTGACTCTGTTCCTGACCCTCTGAGCCAGTGCTGAGTTTATAGCCTTATCAAACTGAAGTAGAACTTGAAGGGCAAGTTGGGGAGTGATCTGCTGAGACTGTATGAGCTCATCAAGGCTCTCCTGAagactgtttcccaaagtggtaTTTCTATATAACTGATATGCCATGGCTTAGGAGgaagaaattgtttttcttattcagGCTTGCATTGATGTCCTCCCCAACTGTCTCTTCGGGCGCCGCAGAACCCGCCAAGCTCGGCCCACGACCCGGAAGTCTGATGTTTCTTATTGAGTTAGTGACTGTATCACTGCTTTCCTGGAGAGCTGCCATGTCTGAGCTTCAACAGCTGGAGGGTACTGTGCAAGGTGATGTGAGTTTTATAGGTGGAATAATGCTGTGCTGTAGAATGAATTGGAGGAATCCCTCTAGCCTTTGAAAAGTCCCTCAGAAGTATGAGGCCAGAGTGAACCAGCATGTCTCCTTACCCTTAAAATGCAGAGCTTTCCACGGAAGTTTAGACCAAAAGTTAGTTGCCGGCTGTGGTTAGGAAAGCAAAGCAGTATGTGCCTCATAGCATTGGCTGCAGGAGCCTCATGCAGTTCAGAGGTAGGGATGTCAGGCTGGAGTATCTTGGCATCCTTATGCCCTAGCCGTTCCTGTATTCCCAGCctttttctttacttaatttCATCCAAATAAAAAGCACTTTGTCTAGAGATATCACATTCAAGGTTATGCAAACCAGTCTTTGACAACTGACTCTAGCTCCCAGGCAATGTCACATACAGGTTTAAGAACATGGACTCTGGATTTGAATTGTAACTCGGCCCCTCATTATGACTCATTGGgcaaaattacttaacctctctctaACTTACTCCCCCTTGGGTACAAAGGAGATGAGGGTGGTGATGGTACCCAGTTCCtaggatggctgtgaggattaAGTCAAAGGACACTATTTTACTTGTCTGGCATGAATATGTGCAAAACACTTAAAGTCATGCTGGCACATGCATGTGTTTGTTATTCATATTCTCCTGCCATAATATCCAGGTTCACAGCAAATATCTGGTACCTCTTGCATGACAGGGGAGCAATCCAAGCTGCCATGGTTGGAGAGTTAGGATTTACTCCTTTGGTCTGACTTGATTGTGggctctttggagagagagggaaaatgtgtCAGCCTCCTGGGACAAAGCCTTGTTCTAAGAATCCAGATTAGAGGTGAGCTGGGAGAATTCACAATTAATTTAGAATtcatagttaattttttttcacagGCCCTGGCTGTAAACATCCAGCCCCCCTCCCACTACCTGCTAACATGTCCTTTTGTGCTCCAAATTCAGTAGGCAGCTCTCACGAGCTCCTGGGACCAGGCctttctccatctccctccccagaGCTGGTGCAGGAGGAGGCTAGACAGAGAGCTTGACAACAGAGGGTTTCATGCTGTCTGTTCTGTAGCCCCAGGAGCTTCTCCATGAACTGCCTTATTGTCAGTTGTATTTCCTCTTTGAGGCGAGGAGGCAACCAGTCCAGCAAAATGGATGAGAGCTTGCGAAAGGCACAGAGACCCAGATGCATAGGTTAGTGCTTCCCATCAAACACACTCCTTGACCTTTCAGCTGTTGAAATGCCAGACAGCAAGCATTGCTGGGCATCCTCCACTCCCAAGCAGTAGGATATCAGGATGATGTACTTGGTCAATTTTCTATCTCTGTATGGAAAACTGTAAATCCACTCAACTCTTTTCTATAAGCTTGGGAGAAAGCATCCCTGCCATTGTCCTGGGCTCTGGAGTGCCTGGAGCTGTAGGCAGCCATGCTGgcacatgcagagaagacaagggcAAAAGCTTTTAGCAGCAGGGGTGTTCCAAGACCCCCTGCACAAGCTGCCTTCAAGCCAGACACCAAAAATAGTGCTATAAATTGAAAAGTAAGAAGTTGGCCAAAAGACTCACAACAGGAACACCAGTTGTGCTTACATTTAACAGGCTGTCattaaagcaaagcagaaatacaaaATGCCGCCCATACCTGAGTAGAAGGTCCAAAAAAGGCCAGGGCAGGGGGAGGTTTTCCCTAAATGCTTTGCAGGGATCACAGGACACAGTCTCTCAGAAAGCTCCATACTGGGAGAGtgaaacctgggttcaaatcccaattcTTCCAGATGCTTCTAGATGTGTAACCTTTGAGGTTTTGTCTTTTGATACATAAAAGAGGAATAATTTTCACCAGGATAACTTGGAGgcattgtgaggatcaaatgaggtgATGTTACATTCCAAACTCTGCTACGGTTTGTGGAGACAGCCTCAGGGTCCCTTAGGTCAAAGGGCAGGAAGAGAACCAGAGGATTGTCTGAGTCTAAAGGAGAAGGGGCCTCTGCACTTAAGGTCACTGCTGCAGAGAcacccctcctgccccccacAAAGAGCTGAACTGAGAAAGGGCCATCGAATGACTCAGCAGAGGTGACCTTGATTATATTACAGTGACCAGTTATAGTAGAAGGCAAGGTCACGCTCCAGCTTTCAGGCGATGAGACGATGTTGGTACAGCCCAGCTAATGGTTTGGTTGAGAAGCTGACTGAGTAACTCAGATGAGATTGGAGATGAGGAGAGAAGATCCATCCGATCTTCTTCTTTCTAGAGGTTGCCTTCATCTCAGATTTCCCATCTAAACCTAAAATCTGGCTTTTAAAGGTCCTCAAGAATTTTATCAATGAGTTAAAAATAGGGATTTTTCTGAGGCTTCCAATTGCAGAGAACAATACTGAGAGACACAGTGTACCCTTAATCAGAATAAGAACAGCAAACAAATCTGTCCTCACAGTAGAGCctatttccattctcattttaaagcaaaataattcaATCCTATTTACCTAATGGGTAGCAAAATGCCGAGTACCATTCTTCCAGGTCCAGCTTCATTCCCACCCAGCCAGCTTCCTGGTGTGTCCTGCCTTTGCACTTCCTCTCTGGCCTGCCCTCTAGGAACGTTTCCTAAAATGCCCAATCtcagtctcttttcttttttaatatttttcctagGTCTGTGTGTTCAAAGAGGGGGTTTGAACTCCTCCCCTAGAGGGTTGCTAGTAGCACTAGTTTTGTggctggtgggaggtgggggtgtgcACGTGTATGTGCACGTGCATATGGGTGTATATTTGGGCTTGGCCACGTCAGACAGTTTGAGCACACTGAGTGCACAGTGCTAACCTGAGAGGCACAGGATCTGATCTGTATGCATGTCAATTATATGTCTCCACCCATTCCTTTTGTCATGAAGACCCATTTGTGTTTGTCTTTGCTGCTCCTAGACTTAGAATTTTAGCTCTTGAGGACACTTTAGAAGTCTTTTCTTGGATCCTCATTTTATtgatggggaaatggaggcacagaaagaagtGGGGCTCCTTCCACCCTACCACCCTGTGCCCCCAGCATCAGTGGTCACTGTTTTATTCATGCCACTGACTGCCATCCTGGGCATTGCTCAGTCTCAGGGGTCTAGGAAGACAGAGCTCTATCTCGTTGGGAGGTCCTGACCACACTTGCCCACCTTGTGGATGCAGGCTCCCACTGTCCTCCATGTTACCACCTGTTTCCACCCGTGCACCCCACGAAGCACTGGGATGACTCAGCTGCGAGGTCCAGCAGCTGGGCATGTTCATGGCTGAGGGCTGCCAGCTGGGCCTTGTCAGGCTGGTCCTGGGGGGAGCAGTGTCCTTCCTGGAGGAGCTGGTCCACTGGGCAGGCCTGCACAAACCGGGCCACTTTGTGTTCCATCCCTGATCTCTGCCTGATGCTAGGGCGGCTCGTCCAGCTTACCAGCTCTGGGAAACCGTGCACCCTAACCTGCTTTGTTTTGGCAGCTTGTGGGCTACCTGGAAGAATTCAGCAAATGGTGGCTGACAGAGTTCAAGACAGTCAAGTTTCCTTCCCAGGGAACCATCTTTGACTACTACATAGACTCAGAAACCAAGAAATTTGAGCCTTGGTCCAAGCTCATCCCCCAGTTTGAATTTGATTCCGAGATGCCTTTCCAGGTGAGTGTGGCCAAGTGAACAGACACGTGCGGTCATCCCAGGACCTGCAGAGGCTGCTGCCCCTTATGGGAATCCAAGTGTTCTGGCCTTGCTAGGAACTAGTCATTCCCAGCTACACAGCTTTTCTGGGGAAATTATAGGCGCAATGCAGTTCAAGAGTCCCCAAAGGGCTCTTGATTCCTAGAGCCCCCCAGCATCCTGTGGGCagaaggttaaaaaaaacaactaaaatatgTGAGAGAAGCCACAGGGAGGCAGACAGAGCTGGAAGAGGATGGGAGGGGATACTCACTACACTGAGGGGGAGTTATAGGATGGCCTTACCATGGCTATGAGGGGAGACACTCCTGCCCGCAGTAGTGAGCCTGCTCTGCCCTGCCGGCAGCATCCCTCTCCTGAAATGGTCCAGAACGTTTTGCAGTGAATCTATCTCTCCCATAAGCCCCTGGCACGCTCATCGTGTTCCCGTTCCAGGCTTGTTTGGTGCACACGAGCGAGACCATCCGAGTGTGCTACTTCCTGGAGCAGCTTATGGAGCAGCGGTGGCCAGTCATGCTGCTGGGGACTGCGGGCACCGGCAAGTCAGTGCTGGTGGGAGCCAAGCTGGCCAGCCTCGATGGCGAGCAGTGCCAGGTGGAAAACGTGCCCTTAAACTACTACACCATGTTGGCAATGCTGCAAGGTGAGGGGCATGCTGGGGAGCCAGTGACCCCGTCCTTGACTCTGCGCTGGAGCAGAGTGCCAGGCACTTGCTGGGTGGGCTTGGCTCCTGAGGCTGCACCGCTCCTCCCTCTCTGCTGCCCTTGGGCCGCCCCCCTCCTCTCTCCCGCAGCACCCCTTAGCCCCATGCCCTTTCCTGTCCTCTCCCTACATTCCTCCttggcctgtgcaagctcctccaggCCCCAAGTTCAAGACACAACAAGCAGTTCAGCACCTTGAGGGCAAGGAAAGCGGGAAGCCATTGAGAGATTTCGGCAGGCTGGTAGGCTTCTGTCAGTGGAGGCATCTCTAGAGATCATTGTGTTCACCCCTCCTATCTTATAgataggaaactaaggctcaggtaATAGTAAGAGATTGCCCAAGCTCACCATCAGGCAGCAAGGCTGGCAGGTGCATCCATTCTTTGACCACATGGAGCGTGCTTCTCACTGGCTTTCCACGCCTGGCTGCAGCCTCAGGGTCAGGGGCTCATTGCAGGGTTTTCCCCTGCCAGAGTCACTTCCTCCCTGACCCTCACTCCCAGGAGGGTCCCtcaccccaccctgcccagctTTCCCAATGAGACCCCAGTGCACGGCCACACCTCCAGGGCAAAATCCCCCAGAGGTGGGGAATCAGCACACACCTGTTTGGGATGGGCAAGTCAGAAGCCACAGCTGATGACAGGAGACGTGATCcttccatttcctcccccagtacaTCGCCCAGGCCTTAGGCCGGCTGACTCACAACGTGGGCTTGCTGAGCCTGGACCGCTTCAGTCCCCCGGTCCTTCCTTGGCACCTGCACACATGAACTCAAGCCAACCAATACGGGGTCACTGGAGCTCGCCCCCCTCCACCGGGTCCCACGGGAGTGAGAGAGCAGGTCAGTTCCACCTCCTTTCTGCACTGCCTGCCAGCTCTCCCAGCATTGGGGTCTGGGGCTGGGAGGCCCAGCACTGCCTTTGCTTTCTGCATCCCAGAGCAGTTAGCAGACTCCCGCCTCGCTGTCACACTGGCCTCCGGGCTTCATCCTGCTGGGCTGGGAAATGTTTCACAGGTCAGTCTCAGTCCACCAATTGATTCTAGCTACCCCATGGGTGGTAACAAGTAAGACAAAGGGGGTGAAGACTCAGGTCAGAACTTGGCTGGTTTGTCCACAATGTGGGCATCTTCTGAAGGAAGAATGTGGGGCTCTTCACCATGTAAACAGCTACAGGTATGACACACTTTTAAGAGTAATCTGCATTAGCATTTGTCTCCAGCATCTCTTAAGTCTACACAATAACAAAACAGACCAAGCCCTGCTCTGTATGTCTGCCAGCTTCCGTAGTGCAGATCCTCCCACCATGACTGGTTGCAAGCTACTGATGCAATGAACGTGGTTAGTGAACATGGAGTCAGAGATGCACAGTGGCGCCCCAGTTATCATATCTCCACACTTTACAGATATGAtaatgaaagatgaaaataacCTGAAGAGTATAGATGATGGTAAAATGTGGTAAACTAATTTGGATGTAATGAGTTTTGTATAGTTATTACCTTTGTTTTGGATACAATTTACTTAATTGTATGattgtctaatttattttttcaaataatggCTGTGTTTACCAATCAGCTCGCAAAATTCCCTCTGTGTTAGCAATCAGCTCGGAAGAGACAGCTCTGGTAAACAGCTAGCTTCTTCTTTGCTCCACGAGGCCTCAGTCCCCACCATGCTGCACAATGTCATAACCATCCCTCATGGCCCCACGCTGTCACGTTAGTGCCCACCCATGACCATGAGCAGGCTTCACACACCTGGCTGGATCTCGCCGGGTCTCCCTAACACAGTTTCCCTTTCTTGTTCATGGAAACATACACCTCTACACCTATCTGCAAGGCTTGATTCCAAGGGCTGATCAGATTATCAGCTCTGCCTATTTACTCCGATTCTTAATTTACTCTGTTTACTTAGTACAGCTAcactaaataataatgataataataattattattactggCATTTATCAAACATCCATCAGGTATGTGTCTGGTGCTAACCTgaggtttgacttttttttttttctctgaggtTAGActtttatacaatttttaatcACTTAATCTTGCACAAACCTGTGAGGTTAAGTACTTACATCATCCCCatgttataaatgagaaaaccaaggcacagagaagttaagtaaactACCTGAGGCCACACATAAGTGGAGGAGCCAGGGTTTGAACCCAGACAGTCTGACTtcagagtctgtgctcttaaccaccaGCCTACCTCTCTGGtaagaaaatgctttgaaaagtgaaataaatatttgatgttaatattattatttgtgGTACTATTTGAGTATTCTAGAGGGTCTTTTTCCTAGAATCCTACATTGATTTTATAATTCAAAGACTACTTCAAATAGAGAGTAAAACTTCATAGCCAAGGAAAAGGGGATGAGCTTCTACACTGCTCAGACCTCTTATTCTTACTCTGGGTCCCTCAGCTGgaggattttcttctttcctgttggaacacaaagaattattcaaaacagtcacagaatgctGTCAAATAGAGCCAGGATGGACACTGGTTCCCTACCACAGCTAGACATACACCAAAACACAATGCTCTCGGTCTCTTGTTAATTCCCTGGTGGCCTCTCAGTCCCAGCCCTCCTCTCACACTAGATGATGGATGAAG
The sequence above is a segment of the Manis pentadactyla isolate mManPen7 chromosome 4, mManPen7.hap1, whole genome shotgun sequence genome. Coding sequences within it:
- the LOC130683397 gene encoding transcription initiation factor IIA subunit 2, yielding MAYQLYRNTTLGNSLQESLDELIQSQQITPQLALQVLLQFDKAINSALAQRVRNRVNFRGSLNTYRFCDNVWTFVLNDVEFREMTELIKVDKVKIVACDGKNTGSSTTE